From Ficedula albicollis isolate OC2 chromosome 7, FicAlb1.5, whole genome shotgun sequence:
CCTTATAGGCAAAAGGCATCCAGTAATGGTATGTGTGAAaattccagtttatttttagaaagggAAATGCTGTCATCATGACTAATTTTTGTGAACAATGCAATATAATCACAAATATATACTAGGCTGCTTAGGAGTGTTTATCAGTAGCCAGATATCTTGTAAATAAAGCTGATAAAGACTATCAGTAAAGTAGATATTTTCACAAATAATACACTATGTTGATACAGAAGCAAATACTGCTGGTTATCATTTAGTAACATAATACTTTTATCACACAGAAACAGCCTACCCAAAAATGAAAGGACTGATTATCAACATGAATATTAACCAGCTGGGAAATGGGACACAGCACGTATTATTATATACTAgcccagaaaataaaactaaaatagtTTCCATCCCATGATTCAAACTTGCTTTTCCTTAAATGAAGAGTATAGTTTTTTGTtctaaaaaaatcatcaaagtTTAATCAAGTTATGGGAAACTTGAGTCTCACCTGATTTCTATATCCTACTCTAGGTTTCAGCTGAATTAACCTAACTGTTTTGGTCAgggtttcaaatatttttttttcactctagTCAACTTACACATGCTAGAAAAGCTTTAGCTTTGTTATTTGCTGACATGGATTTGGCTGGGCAACAGGTTTAACCTGtattgaaaaaaagagaggttACTGGGTTTTGACCTCAGTATGAGTTTATCTCTGTTAGAAGGCTTGGTGGTATTATTAATAATAGCTACCAGGAACTCTCCATGAATTATAAACAGACTTGACTTACTTGCTGTAAAAACCAAAGAAGATTTCTTTACTTTGTATCTTGTGATCAAATCTTGATCACATAATAACACATTGCATCAAAAGAAAAGTACTATTAGCTACATTATCACCGCCTAGTcaattaagaatattttttaaacttaaatcTTTATTCTGCACATTTTACTTTTAGACTCCCAGGAATGAGCTACTTCAAACATGGGAAAACAGTGTATCACAAATGCCTTATATAGTCCCTGCTCCTTGTACCTCTCTCTTACAAGGTACTGCTTGTTATCCTCCTCCGCAGGCTTTAGAGAATTTTGCTGTATTCACCCCTGATGCCCCAAGAGCATGGAATATACACATCCAAATACTCAGAAGTTTTTTCAGATACTAATATTACAGAAGACGGGGATCAGAAATCCGTGCCAATGGAAATAGTAAATAACCATCACCTCAATATTTAAAGCTAgctgaaaagtattttataaagTTAATCACCTATTGTGCTTGCtgatattattaaatatatttttcacgTGAAAGCATAGGGgccaagaaaataatttcttattgcTCAGTAAGGGCATGaataacaaagcaaaagatTTCATTTAACTTTCCCCTGAGAGAAATACCCCAGTAAAGTCTGTGTGGTTCTCCCACACACTCTGAAGTTAAAGAGCTGCTACTGATCCTCATCTACTGTCCCAGCTCAAGCAGAAGAGATTTGTGCTTTTGGTGCTGGTGTTAAGGAGAGTGCCTAATTTAAGCCCGCTGTTAAAGCAAGCCCCTATATACACAGAGACTTGTTACATTTGCCCTTAGAATATCTTGAACAGAGTAATTTATTCTTAAGTGCAGAAATTTAAGGACTAGCACgtttctctttaaaaatcatAGGTATTTGCTGTATGGCATTGGAGAATACAGGCACTTACCTGGCTACTCAGGCTTAGAGAAAGAGACTAGAGTGGTCTGTGACTGCGAGGAACAGAGGCTGTGGAATTGCTGAGCCAGATAACCAACATGAGTGCACTTTCCCAGGAGATGGAATACGTTCAAGTTTGGAATCCAGTCCCTAGAGAACTAGACTTTTCAATGCAGGTCATATAAAACATGTAGGACTTCTTGTGgaaacaagtaaataaaaaacCTTTCCAGCTACTACATggagtaaaaatattttgctaatttaGCATAAATATGAGAAATCACTTTGCCCAGATTTCATATAAAAACAATTAAGTTAGCtctttttcttgaaaagcatattttacaTCGGCAGTTTTTCTACTGGAGTACTGTACATGATGTTTTAAAGAGCTTCTAACCAGAAGAGTCACTGTTACAGAGATAAAATTTACACTGTGTTTACATGCACACTGTTAACCATCTAGATTTGACATAGATAAAAACTAAGATGCTGATCCTTATTTTGACAAACAAGACAGGCCTACATTTCAACCACTTGATGtataataaatgaaatttcagtatTAGAAGATtagattttgaaataaaaataaggcaGTGCAGAATTACCAGTGCAGAGAAAAGCTGGTTCCTATGCCTCCTTTTCTAGACAAAACCAAGGTTGCTTAATAAATTAAAGGTACTTTCActcacatttcatttaaaaacaagtgGATCACAAGGTAATGAATATCCATATGATGCACATGTTCTTTTGCTTGCAGACTTTTGCAGATACAAAATTTCTGAAGCTATTTTTTCTCAGTGAATGGATTGCTTCTGAGTATGACCAGATGGTACTATATTTGAGATACAATCAGAAGTCCCATAAGCCAGTCtggtatttaataaaaatttaggCAATCTATACACTTCCACATTTTTTACATGCTTTATTTAAACTTTGATCAGTAAGGCTCTGCTTTGATAAATTGCACACTGACATATTCATAAACTGGCTTGGGAAAAATGTACAGGTTTTGTTACGGTGAATTGTAAGATCTTACATTGCCTCAGGGTGTGGAGCTATGGCATTTCTCCAAGAGGTTCACAGGTCCTGCAGTACTGCAGAGGGGCACTAAAGTGCAAAAGTATCTGAACGGTGGCTGGGCTGAAGGTGCTGTGTGAGCTTAAGCTACTGCTTTGCCATTATATACAAAATGGTTTTTCTTTGGGTAGGGGGTACTAGTTCTGAAATGCCActcattttagttttaaatggAGGATTGTCTACCTTTCTCTATTCTAGAAGATGCAAATGCCCCCTGTTTGACTCCTCTGTTTGTGAAGaacagtaaaagagaaaatagtacactctaaaaatgtgtttcaagaTGATTTATCAGAAAtggtattaagaaaaaattaggaagaatACAGGGTACTCCAGATTAAAAGTGGACATGCTCTTCATAAGTAGTTATGGATCTTCTGCTCAAATGAACATGCTGTTCATTTTTATCAAAACATGAATCTTAAACTaccataaataaaatacatacagTACAGAAcaattaaaactttttctttgtaCAGCAGTTACTTTTACATTAAACTTAccatattttcaaatatgttgAAAATTAGGACTCTAAACATGATTATTTCAAAGTATCATTTTTAACAATCTTGCACAGGCCCGACAGTCAAGAACATGAAGCTTTGATTCAGATAGCTTGGCAGGTTTCACACACATTCATAGGTAGGCTACTTTGAAATATGTTGGGTGTGTTTTTTACttatctgttttatttttatcaaaaaaagggcttgattattttaatttaaatctttaCATGAACTGGTTTTGTGCAATACCACTGCCAGTGTagcttgagaaaacaaaatgtgtctGGAACATTGACTATAATCCAAGTGTTTTCTATCTCTTACAAAAGTAAGTTTCTAGGAAAATCCAATGGGAGTGAATTTTAACACAGAAAGTCAGtcctaaattaattttaatattaaacagGCACCGTCTCTACCACTGGTGATTTGATGCACTCTTCGTGCAGTCTGCTTTTTTCTGGGAGGTTTAGTGAATTCTCTGCAGGGTGTTCTTGCACATGACTGTCACCATTCAAAGCTGAAACAAAGCCATCGTGAGAAGGACCTTTCAAGTATGAGTGAAATTCCACTGGCGGGTGACTCGGCCTATGCTCAGTGTATAAACTGTTACAGGGAGCACTGCCATCCCCTTCAGAAGATGAGCAGCAAACAATCACTGAGGGATTTGCAGAAGGGTAATGAGGGCTGCTGAAAGTTTCCTCTGATTGCCGTGTGTAGTCAACAAACTGTTCTGAAGTCATGTTGTAAGGCACCAGAGAAAGACTACCATTCTTGACAGCATCCCTTTCTGAGTAAGTCTCACCAATCTGGTTAGCAGTGCCAGCAACGTGGTTCTCTATTTGGTAATACAGAGTTGAAGAGTTAGTATAGTATGAGGCATTTTTAGAGTGGTTTTCATGCACAGCAGTTCCATCAGAGTAGCAAAGGACAGAAGGAAGAGGCACCATATCAGCATGGGAGCTCATACTTTCTACAAAatcatctgctttttcttcctcctcatcttcctcctcatcttcctcctcctcttcatcatcATCTGATTCACTAGGGGCTAAACTCTGTGTACTAGAATCTGTAACTCCACTACAAAAGCTACTcccatcttcctcttcctcctcttcccctgggCAGTCCAAGTCCTCGGCTGACTGGGAATGCATAACTGTAGCTGGGGGTTCAGTTTCAATCTCAAAATTTTCTGCAATCGAATATTCAACTGGATGGGGTCCTGGACTCATGGAACTACTGTGTGCACTCATCTCAGTGTGACAGCCATTGAGTGCTGGAACTTGCTGCTCTCTATTTTTCTCCAATTCAAGTTTCATTATCGTGTGCAAAAAGTGAGTCCGTACACGGATAGGGTTAAATTCGATTCTACCTGCTGTATTGCTACACCCTTCTTTAGTGCAACCGCATGGAAAAGACATACGATCCACCTTTTGAAAAAGAGAATACAGATTAACAATAGGAAGCAAAAGCCTGCTGACATGACAGAGCCTATACAGCCTAGAGAAATACAAAGGTGAAGTAGGATTCACCTTGAGAAATGCTGCTAGAATTAGTCAAAGCTAACAATCATTAAGGGAGTCAGCCCTGGAGTACTGAGCAGTACTTTAGCAGTACTGCGAGAACAGTAAGGGGCCTGGACATACTCCGTGactgcagagaagggaaaaagttaTTCTGTTCCATAAGTGAAAGTATTACACAGTAGAACAAAAAATAGGTAGCTTTTCAATTTCTAGATCTGCTACAGCTTTACTTCATTTTGTGCCCAAATCCAGGCAAAAGCATTACCAGAAACACCTTAAAATTTGCTAAAAATCATGGAAACTAGACACTcatggaaacaaaattaatgatATGCACAAACCCTTATAAAGTTACCAACTGGGACATCTCAGAAAACAGGAGCAAAAactcaaatgcattttcaaaggTAATCCAGTCAATTCTAGATGCAATATCGTAAGCTTAACAGATTGGGCACAGAACTTCTAACAtcttaaatttttgaaaatgtgacCGAATCCATGTCTTGGCAAGTTTGATTAGATAGCCTACAGTCTGTGACTTTCATCTGCACTGTAACACCTAAACATCAAATATGCGTAGGAGAACCACGCAACACAATTCAGTACATCTTCTCCACATGTGGAGATGAAAACACGAACAGCAAAgagaatatattatttaaaatagcagAGAAAGTTTAGCTTGGATTTATGAGATGATGAAAAATgcattcagaaagaaaattcagctgCACAACAGCAATTCAACAGAACTAGCAGAAATATCTTTTAGGGAACATTCTGGGACACATACAGCTGACACTATGTAAATGTACAACATGAAATACCTCTTCAGTCTGCAGAGGGAAAACTTCCCTGCTATATTAGCAGATACCTTTTTACTGCCTACATGCAAATTTAGCATGCACAGATTTTAATTATCATGCATGTTACATAAAGGATTGCATCGCAGAATGTCATTTATTGTTTCCCATGGAGTTTGGACTATAATTCACATTTGGAGTGTCTgctaattatttctaaaataaaaggTAATATCCCTTCTCAAATCTGTAggctatttatttttctgttgtctgCATCTGCCTATTTAGATAAAAGCCTAAAAGGAGTATGAGGAGCAGAATGATTGtctaagaacaaaaaaacaccctaaGCCATGTATGTGCCTAAAATCATACTAAAGATATTTTAGGAGATTGTAGTGATTGCCCACTATATATCCTTAAAACAGGGCCTTAAAAAATAGTTGGACATCCACAGGTGTTATTGCCCAACACCTAATTTCCAATAGTTATAACTTCAAGAACAGAAAGTACACACGTGCGCATGGACACAacctcttccccctccccagacAATTAAATAATGACAACAACGTAGACATTTACCTGACATTTTATGCCTGCAAGACTGCAGGTGCAAGTTTCTGGGTCACAGAAGACACGGCAGTCACAGCCACAATCCTCTCTGGACAGGCGGATGGCTCGCAGCTCGTGCTTTTCTTCCACGTCGATCTTCTTCACTCCAGAAGCTCGCAGCAATGCGCGCCGCTTTTTTGTAGGCAGGGGTTGGAGAAAGAAGTACTCATCTACTTCAGTGTTGTCTAGATCAATGTCATCATCAGAAATGTCATCCAGAGTCAGTGTATTGGCTTCCTCAGATTCCACCGTACCGTTCTTTGTCATCTGTTGCACAGAACAATTAACAAAGTCCTTCAATGACGCTCACACGTACATTATGTCATAGATGTCAATATGTGATGTACAAAGCTGTATGTAAAAATGCTGCATGACTGCAGAAAGTTCCAGAAAATTATCACAGATAGGGTGACCAGgcatttatttcacatttagCATATTAATTAAGTACACTTGTTTAATACCAAGTTTGTAATGAAGGTAAGAAATTATCTATTCTTTATTTACCTAAATTTACTGTCTCCCATTAGCTGCTAGATCTCATGCCTTTCTGAAATTCTAGTCTTTTCTGTATTGCTTCACAAGATAATTTTTGAGACCTTAATTGATTCCTGTCTCTGAGCTCTCTGAAATTCTTAAATATCCCTTCTGAGATAGCAAAGATATTACTGACATGGCTTCAGATTATGATGCGTCGCAGGTTTGTAAAATGGTACATTTGATGTACTACCCCATTTTCTGTTACGCATTTCACATTACACAGGTAAAAGAGGGGGTATTGGCTCCCTAAACAGTTCTGCCTGGCCCTGGGACAATGGGGAGATTATTTACACCAGATATTTCAACGTATTAGTCCAGTTAGGT
This genomic window contains:
- the CSRNP3 gene encoding cysteine/serine-rich nuclear protein 3 isoform X2, translating into MSGILKRKFEEVDGSSPCSSVRESDDDISSSESADSGDSVNPSTSNHFTPSSILKREKRKRTKNVHFNCVTVYYFTRRQGFTSVPSQGGSTLGMSTRHNSVRQYTLGEFAMEQERLHREMLREHLREEKLNSLKLKMTKNGTVESEEANTLTLDDISDDDIDLDNTEVDEYFFLQPLPTKKRRALLRASGVKKIDVEEKHELRAIRLSREDCGCDCRVFCDPETCTCSLAGIKCQVDRMSFPCGCTKEGCSNTAGRIEFNPIRVRTHFLHTIMKLELEKNREQQVPALNGCHTEMSAHSSSMSPGPHPVEYSIAENFEIETEPPATVMHSQSAEDLDCPGEEEEEEDGSSFCSGVTDSSTQSLAPSESDDDEEEEEDEEEDEEEEKADDFVESMSSHADMVPLPSVLCYSDGTAVHENHSKNASYYTNSSTLYYQIENHVAGTANQIGETYSERDAVKNGSLSLVPYNMTSEQFVDYTRQSEETFSSPHYPSANPSVIVCCSSSEGDGSAPCNSLYTEHRPSHPPVEFHSYLKGPSHDGFVSALNGDSHVQEHPAENSLNLPEKSRLHEECIKSPVVETVPV
- the CSRNP3 gene encoding cysteine/serine-rich nuclear protein 3 isoform X1, with product MSGILKRKFEEVGGTSPCSCVWESDDDVSSSESADSGSNVHPSASNHFTRTCDSIAAMSGILKRKFEEVDGSSPCSSVRESDDDISSSESADSGDSVNPSTSNHFTPSSILKREKRKRTKNVHFNCVTVYYFTRRQGFTSVPSQGGSTLGMSTRHNSVRQYTLGEFAMEQERLHREMLREHLREEKLNSLKLKMTKNGTVESEEANTLTLDDISDDDIDLDNTEVDEYFFLQPLPTKKRRALLRASGVKKIDVEEKHELRAIRLSREDCGCDCRVFCDPETCTCSLAGIKCQVDRMSFPCGCTKEGCSNTAGRIEFNPIRVRTHFLHTIMKLELEKNREQQVPALNGCHTEMSAHSSSMSPGPHPVEYSIAENFEIETEPPATVMHSQSAEDLDCPGEEEEEEDGSSFCSGVTDSSTQSLAPSESDDDEEEEEDEEEDEEEEKADDFVESMSSHADMVPLPSVLCYSDGTAVHENHSKNASYYTNSSTLYYQIENHVAGTANQIGETYSERDAVKNGSLSLVPYNMTSEQFVDYTRQSEETFSSPHYPSANPSVIVCCSSSEGDGSAPCNSLYTEHRPSHPPVEFHSYLKGPSHDGFVSALNGDSHVQEHPAENSLNLPEKSRLHEECIKSPVVETVPV